One window of Bos indicus isolate NIAB-ARS_2022 breed Sahiwal x Tharparkar chromosome 18, NIAB-ARS_B.indTharparkar_mat_pri_1.0, whole genome shotgun sequence genomic DNA carries:
- the MRPS12 gene encoding small ribosomal subunit protein uS12m has protein sequence MSWSGLLRGLSMSLNYGLALAPRPWGTRPMATLNQLHRRGPPKFPPSKPGPTEGRPQLKGVVLRTFIRKPKKPNSANRKCCRVRLSTGREAVCFIPGEGHNLQEHHVVLVQGGRTQDLPGVKLKVVRGKYDCGHVQKKK, from the exons ATGTCTTGGTCCGGCCTTCTCCGTGGCCTTAGCATGTCCCTAAATTATG GCCTAGCCCTGGCCCCCCGGCCTTGGGGCACGCGTCCCATGGCCACCCTGAACCAGCTACACCGTCGGGGCCCCCCGAAGTTTCCGCCTTCGAAACCAGGCCCGACGGAGGGCCGGCCACAGCTGAAGGGTGTGGTCCTGCGCACCTTTATCCGCAAGCCCAAGAAGCCCAACTCAGCCAACCGCAAGTGTTGCCGCGTGAGGCTCAGCACTGGCCGGGAGGCCGTCTGCTTCATCCCTGGAGAGGGCCACAACCTGCAGGAGCACCACGTGGTCCTCGTACAGGGCGGCCGCACGCAGGACCTGCCGGGTGTCAAGCTCAAGGTCGTGCGCGGCAAGTACGACTGTGGCCACGTGCAGAAGAAGAAGTGA
- the FBXO17 gene encoding F-box only protein 17 has product MGARPSRRRRLPADPPIALDALPPELLVQVLSHVPPRALVMRCRPVCRAWRDVVDGPTVWLLQLARDRSAEGRALYSVAQRCPPNSEDEEEFPLCALARYCLRAPLGRNLIFNSCGEQGFRGWEVEHGGNGWAVEKNLIMMPGAPSQTCFVTSFEWCFKRQLVDLVMEGVWQELLDSAQIEICVADWWGARENCGCIYRLRVRLLDVYENEVVKFSASPNPVLQWTERGCRQVSHVFTNFGKGIRYVSFEQYGRDTRSWVGHYGTLVTHSSVRVRIRLS; this is encoded by the exons ATGGGCGCCCGGCCCTCGAGGCGGCGGCGGCTGCCCGCGGACCCGCCCATAGCCTTGGACGCGCTGCCCCCGGAGCTGCTCGTGCAGGTGCTGAGCCACGTGCCCCCGCGCGCGTTAGTGATGCGCTGCCGCCCGGTGTGCCGCGCCTGGCGCGACGTGGTGGACGGGCCCACCGTCTGGCTGCTGCAGCTGGCTCGCGACCGCAGTGCGGAGGGCCGCGCCCTCTATTCAGTGGCCCAGCGCTGCCCGCCCAACAGCGAGGATGAGGAGGAGTTCCCGCTATGCGCTCTGGCGCGCTACTGCCTGAGAGCGCCCCTAGGCCGCAACCTCATCTTCAACTCCTGCGGAGAGC AGGGCTTCAGAGGCTGGGAGGTGGAGCACGGCGGGAATGGCTGGGCCGTGGAAAAGAACCTCATAATGATGCCGGGCGCTCCTTCCCAGACCTGCTTCGTGACTTCGTTCGA ATGGTGCTTTAAGAGGCAGCTTGTGGACTTGGTGATGGAAGGGGTGTGGCAGGAGCTGCTCGACAGCGCCCAAATCGAGATCTGTGTGGCCGACTG GTGGGGTGCCCGGGAGAACTGCGGCTGCATCTACCGGCTTCGGGTCCGCCTCCTGGACGTGTATGAAAATGAAGTGGTCAAGTTCTCGGCCTCACCCAACCCGGTCCTTCAGTGGACTGAAAGAGGCTGCCGACAG GTCTCCCACGTCTTTACCAACTTTGGCAAGGGTATCCGCTACGTGTCTTTTGAGCAGTATGGAAGAGACACGCGTTCCTGGGTGGGGCACTACGGCACCCttgtgacccactccagtgtgagGGTCAGGATCCGCCTGTCCTAG